One genomic window of Chitinophagaceae bacterium includes the following:
- a CDS encoding radical SAM protein, whose translation MTIFLTHGYFIAEDPKEQEIMRPYVPLGILCISAFLEEHGFDNFIFDSTFSTFEKLKEQLLSQQPDVIGIYTNLMTKLNVLRIIRFIKEHENLQHSKIILGGPEVRNHVSDFLKAGATVLVLGEGEQTMLELTQFYKGNLGKKLEEIQGIAFLTENGDVIKSIPRTNIRNMEELPFPNRSKVNLQLYFDAWKNKHGESAISVSTMRGCPYTCKWCSRAVYGQTYRRRTAKQVVEELALIQRNYSVDTIWFVDDVFSISHKWLREFAQELKQQQLKIRYECISRSDRMNEEVIRLLKESGCFRVWIGAESGSQKVIDAMDRRVEVNQVREMIQLSKQYGIQAGTFIMVGYPGETDEDVQLTLEHLKTSDPDQYTITVAYPIKGTPLYEEVESQFIEQLPWESSTDRQIDFKRTYSRKYYDYAVRWIYNEMSLQRLRQNANFNFSRVALYKLKSLASRSLMKWEMRKS comes from the coding sequence TTGACTATTTTCCTCACCCACGGCTATTTCATCGCAGAAGATCCCAAAGAGCAGGAGATCATGAGACCTTATGTACCGTTGGGGATCCTTTGTATTTCTGCATTCCTGGAAGAGCATGGTTTCGACAATTTTATTTTTGATTCCACTTTTTCAACTTTCGAAAAATTAAAGGAACAACTCCTTTCTCAGCAACCCGATGTAATCGGCATCTACACCAACCTGATGACGAAACTGAATGTGTTGCGTATCATTCGTTTTATAAAGGAGCACGAAAATTTACAGCATTCAAAAATAATTCTCGGCGGTCCGGAAGTGCGTAACCATGTCTCTGATTTTTTGAAGGCAGGTGCAACCGTTTTAGTTTTGGGTGAAGGCGAACAAACCATGCTCGAGCTCACTCAGTTTTATAAGGGCAACCTCGGAAAGAAATTGGAAGAAATTCAGGGTATTGCATTTTTAACTGAAAACGGCGACGTCATAAAATCGATACCACGCACTAACATTCGTAATATGGAAGAACTGCCATTTCCGAATCGTTCAAAGGTTAACCTTCAGTTATATTTCGATGCGTGGAAAAACAAACATGGTGAAAGCGCCATTTCTGTCAGCACCATGCGTGGTTGTCCTTACACTTGTAAATGGTGCAGTCGTGCTGTGTATGGTCAAACTTATCGGAGAAGAACTGCCAAACAGGTTGTAGAAGAACTTGCACTTATTCAGAGAAATTATTCAGTCGATACTATTTGGTTTGTGGATGATGTGTTTAGTATCAGTCATAAATGGCTGCGTGAATTTGCACAGGAACTGAAGCAGCAGCAATTGAAGATCCGTTATGAGTGCATTTCCCGCAGCGATCGTATGAATGAAGAAGTGATCCGGTTGCTGAAGGAATCCGGTTGCTTCCGTGTTTGGATTGGTGCGGAAAGTGGTTCACAAAAAGTGATTGATGCTATGGACAGAAGGGTAGAAGTGAACCAGGTGCGCGAGATGATTCAACTTTCAAAACAGTATGGGATTCAGGCCGGCACTTTTATCATGGTGGGTTATCCGGGTGAAACCGATGAAGATGTGCAACTCACACTCGAACATTTAAAAACATCTGATCCTGATCAATACACGATCACTGTTGCTTATCCGATTAAAGGAACTCCATTGTATGAAGAAGTTGAATCACAGTTTATTGAACAGCTTCCATGGGAATCTTCCACTGATCGCCAGATTGACTTTAAGCGTACCTATTCACGGAAGTATTATGATTATGCAGTGCGGTGGATTTACAATGAGATGTCGTTGCAACGGTTAAGGCAAAATGCAAATTTTAATTTTTCCCGGGTTGCGCTGTACAAATTAAAATCCCTGGCTTCGAGAAGTTTGATGAAGTGGGAGATGAGGAAAAGTTAA
- the priA gene encoding primosomal protein N' codes for MFPDTLSHEFSTFAEVILPLSLQINYTYGIPKELEANATIGKRVEIQFGQRKIYAGIIKRIHHQTPKEYRIKPIISVLDESSIVTETQLKFWEWMAGYYLCAEGDVMNAALPSGFKLESETSIVMHPAFDDNFSNLSDKEYLIAEALHLQKELTIDEIGKILRQKTVYPIVQALLKKNVVLVKEQLLERFKPKMETFIRINPVYEKDDQLRPIFDELERKAPKQLALLMAYTHLSNLHGTRYKEILKSDLLEKSKADNAALNALLKKNIFLQQQKETGRINEVESENITFDLTLPQEEALKNCAKQFAEKNVTLLYGVTGSGKTNVYIKLMEAALASEKQVLYLLPEIALTTQIIERLRKQFGKKIGIYHSRFNPQERVEIWNKLLHGEYQIILGARSALFLPFENLGLVIVDEEHDSSYKQNDPAPRYNGRDAAIYLASLHGAKTLLGSATPSLESYHNATAGKFGRVELNERYAGLEMPEIVLTDVKDAKKKKQLHAHFTAMLLDELKVTVDKKEQAILFQNRRGYAPYMECETCGWTAMCPNCDVHLTYHKFQHELKCHYCGHRKSSFSQCPACGSSQLKITGFGTEKIEDDLKVFLPGVVIARLDYDAVKSKNGYQKIIGAFERNKTQVLVGTQMVTKGLDFENVSLVGILNADQLINYSDFRSAERGFQVMSQVSGRSGRKNKRGRVIIQTSNMNNALLPFIINHDYRGFYAEEIRHRQKFQYPPFTRLIQLIFKHKDKKTVWEASHLVANALQKELQKKLLGPAEPSIARIKNQYLVQVLIKLERSGTLIQHTKKRIREELDRLAEGNKYRSVHVVVDVDPY; via the coding sequence ATGTTTCCAGATACATTATCGCATGAATTTTCAACATTTGCTGAGGTAATACTTCCATTATCACTACAGATAAACTACACGTACGGTATTCCAAAAGAACTTGAAGCTAACGCCACCATTGGAAAACGTGTCGAAATTCAATTCGGTCAGCGAAAGATTTATGCGGGAATCATTAAACGCATTCACCACCAAACTCCAAAGGAATACAGAATCAAACCCATCATCTCTGTATTGGATGAATCTTCAATAGTTACGGAAACGCAATTGAAGTTTTGGGAGTGGATGGCCGGTTATTATTTGTGTGCTGAAGGAGATGTAATGAATGCCGCGTTGCCCAGCGGATTTAAGCTGGAGAGTGAAACCAGCATTGTAATGCATCCTGCTTTCGATGACAACTTTTCAAATCTTTCCGATAAAGAATACCTGATTGCTGAAGCGCTGCATTTACAAAAAGAGTTAACCATTGACGAGATCGGGAAAATTCTACGGCAGAAAACAGTATATCCGATCGTTCAAGCGTTGCTGAAAAAAAATGTAGTGTTGGTGAAGGAACAATTGCTCGAACGTTTCAAGCCAAAGATGGAAACCTTCATCCGCATTAATCCTGTATATGAAAAGGATGATCAATTGCGACCGATCTTTGATGAACTCGAAAGAAAAGCACCTAAGCAACTGGCATTGCTGATGGCTTATACACACCTCAGCAATCTCCACGGTACACGCTATAAAGAAATTCTGAAAAGTGATCTGCTGGAAAAATCAAAAGCCGACAATGCCGCATTGAATGCATTGCTGAAAAAAAATATTTTCCTGCAACAGCAGAAAGAAACAGGGCGAATCAACGAAGTGGAATCTGAGAACATCACATTTGATCTGACATTACCACAGGAAGAAGCGTTAAAAAATTGCGCGAAACAATTTGCTGAAAAGAATGTAACGCTGCTGTATGGCGTAACGGGCAGCGGAAAAACAAATGTGTACATAAAGTTGATGGAGGCAGCACTTGCATCAGAAAAACAAGTGTTGTATCTGCTACCGGAAATTGCATTGACAACACAGATCATTGAAAGGTTGCGCAAACAGTTCGGTAAAAAAATAGGTATCTATCACTCACGTTTCAATCCGCAGGAACGTGTGGAAATCTGGAATAAGCTATTACATGGTGAATACCAGATTATTCTTGGCGCACGCTCAGCATTGTTTCTTCCATTTGAAAACCTCGGACTGGTGATTGTGGATGAAGAGCATGATTCTTCTTACAAACAAAATGATCCCGCTCCCCGTTACAACGGGCGTGATGCAGCCATTTATCTTGCAAGTTTACACGGTGCAAAAACTTTGTTGGGAAGTGCCACACCATCACTGGAGAGTTATCACAATGCCACAGCAGGCAAGTTTGGTCGTGTTGAACTAAACGAACGATATGCAGGACTTGAAATGCCGGAGATAGTACTAACCGATGTGAAAGATGCGAAGAAGAAAAAACAATTGCATGCACATTTCACTGCAATGTTGTTGGATGAATTGAAAGTAACCGTTGACAAAAAAGAACAGGCCATACTTTTTCAAAACCGGCGTGGCTATGCGCCTTACATGGAATGTGAAACATGCGGTTGGACAGCGATGTGTCCGAATTGTGATGTACACCTCACCTATCACAAATTTCAACATGAATTGAAATGTCATTATTGCGGACATAGAAAAAGTTCGTTCTCACAATGTCCGGCCTGTGGCAGCAGTCAACTAAAAATTACAGGATTCGGAACGGAGAAGATTGAAGATGACCTGAAAGTTTTTCTTCCGGGCGTTGTTATCGCACGGCTGGATTATGATGCAGTGAAAAGCAAGAATGGTTATCAAAAAATAATCGGTGCTTTTGAGCGCAACAAAACACAGGTGCTCGTAGGAACACAGATGGTGACCAAGGGTTTGGATTTTGAAAATGTTTCATTGGTTGGAATATTGAATGCCGATCAGTTGATTAACTATTCCGATTTCCGGTCTGCTGAACGTGGCTTCCAGGTGATGTCGCAGGTGAGCGGCCGCTCAGGAAGAAAGAACAAACGTGGCCGCGTGATTATTCAAACCAGCAACATGAACAATGCATTGTTGCCCTTTATCATCAATCATGATTACCGTGGATTTTATGCGGAAGAAATCAGGCACCGTCAAAAATTTCAATATCCGCCTTTTACAAGATTGATTCAACTTATTTTCAAACACAAGGATAAAAAAACGGTGTGGGAAGCGAGTCACCTTGTTGCAAACGCTTTGCAAAAAGAATTGCAGAAGAAATTATTAGGACCTGCAGAACCGTCGATTGCACGTATTAAAAATCAATATTTAGTTCAGGTGCTTATCAAGCTGGAACGGTCCGGTACATTGATTCAACACACTAAAAAAAGAATAAGGGAAGAATTAGACCGATTGGCGGAAGGGAATAAATATCGTTCGGTACATGTAGTGGTGGATGTGGATCCGTATTAG
- a CDS encoding glycosyl hydrolase encodes MKKICLLLLFISSWCFAQKKSSTTPVSPPPFTTAVKRLQGFDVRNELDQSSLVQQVEFRNVGPTIMSGRVTDVDVNPENSAQFYVAFASGGLWRTDNNGMSFTPLFDHEAVMTIGDIAVDWKNSIIWIGSGENNSSRSSYAGVGIYKSEDGGKSWKNMGLNESQHIGRIVLDPENADVVYVAALGHLYSDNKERGVYKTTDGGVTWKQTLFVNDHTGCIDIIIDPGNKNFLYATAWDRNRRAWNFQESGPSSGIYKSIDAGESWQLITDGTNTFPHGDGVGRIGLDAGIKNGNTVLYAFLDNQFRREKKKEEDTTLLTKDMLRTMNVSAFQQLQKKKVENFLRDENFPEKYTADTILTLMKSGTITPQTLVEYLDDANSLLFETDVVGAELYRSDDGGKTWVKPYNDYMDELFYTYGYYFAQVRVVKNNPDKVYLVGFVVLSSDDGGKTFRDINQENVHVDHHALWIDPDKKGHLINGNDGGVNISYDDGKTWMKCNNPPVGQFYSVNYDNEKPYNVYGGLQDNGVWFGSSNTTNSNEWHQTGIYPFKEIMDGDGMQVAVDTRGGSNVYTGFQFGNYFRVSTLTGTSKYITPSHELGERPYRWNWQSPICLSTHNADIVYFGANKLFRSLNNGSDFKPISPDLTKGGKKGDVPYGTLTSIQESSLKFGLIYTGSDDGLMYVTKDGGNSWTKISEKLPQDLWVSRIQASAFKESRVYAALSGYRWDDFAAYLYSSEDFGTTWSRIGTTLPMEPINVVKEDPVNENILYVGTDNGCYVSLDRGKTFMSMNGKLPAVAVHDLVIHPRDHDLILGTHGRSIYIASVKELQQLRDSILQKPLFVFSIEPVAYNKNWGQKDFNWDTIAKPQLKIPVYLNQPAKVTITIFADSSLVLNKLSYDGVKGLNYFDYDFSTDSTQNVSYEQFLNKDLKEDDDKIKLKKADNGNYYLQAGKYKYTVEANGIKSEGILVIEKPD; translated from the coding sequence ATGAAAAAAATCTGCTTGCTTCTTTTGTTCATTAGCTCATGGTGCTTCGCTCAAAAAAAATCTTCTACCACGCCTGTATCACCTCCACCGTTTACGACAGCAGTAAAAAGATTACAGGGATTTGATGTCAGAAACGAGCTTGATCAAAGCTCATTGGTGCAGCAGGTTGAATTTCGAAATGTCGGCCCGACAATTATGAGTGGCCGTGTTACTGATGTAGACGTGAATCCTGAAAATTCAGCACAATTTTATGTGGCCTTTGCCTCCGGTGGTTTGTGGCGCACGGATAATAACGGAATGTCATTTACTCCGCTCTTCGATCATGAAGCAGTTATGACTATCGGTGACATTGCGGTGGATTGGAAAAACAGCATTATATGGATTGGCAGCGGTGAAAATAATTCCAGCCGTTCTTCCTACGCAGGCGTTGGGATTTATAAAAGTGAAGATGGTGGAAAATCATGGAAGAATATGGGATTGAATGAAAGTCAGCATATCGGCCGGATCGTTTTGGATCCGGAAAATGCCGATGTAGTGTATGTTGCGGCCCTCGGTCATTTATATTCTGACAATAAAGAACGAGGCGTATATAAAACTACAGACGGTGGCGTAACCTGGAAGCAAACACTTTTTGTAAATGATCACACCGGCTGCATCGATATCATAATCGATCCGGGCAATAAGAACTTTCTTTATGCAACTGCATGGGATCGTAATCGACGGGCCTGGAATTTCCAGGAAAGCGGACCTTCATCAGGTATTTATAAAAGCATAGATGCAGGCGAAAGCTGGCAACTGATTACGGATGGAACGAATACTTTTCCTCATGGCGATGGTGTTGGGCGTATTGGATTAGATGCGGGAATAAAAAATGGCAACACCGTCCTGTATGCTTTTCTCGATAATCAATTCCGCCGTGAAAAGAAAAAAGAAGAAGACACTACACTGCTCACCAAAGACATGTTGCGTACGATGAATGTTTCCGCTTTTCAACAATTGCAGAAAAAGAAAGTGGAAAATTTTTTACGCGATGAAAATTTTCCGGAGAAATACACTGCCGATACCATTTTAACGCTGATGAAATCAGGAACGATTACGCCGCAAACGCTGGTGGAATACTTAGACGATGCCAACTCACTGCTATTCGAAACCGATGTGGTTGGCGCTGAATTGTACCGCTCCGATGATGGTGGAAAAACCTGGGTAAAACCCTACAATGATTATATGGACGAGCTTTTTTATACCTACGGTTACTACTTCGCACAGGTTCGTGTTGTTAAAAATAATCCTGATAAGGTTTATCTCGTTGGCTTCGTGGTGCTCAGTTCTGATGATGGTGGAAAAACATTCCGCGATATCAACCAGGAAAATGTGCACGTTGATCATCACGCTTTATGGATCGATCCGGATAAAAAAGGTCATTTGATCAATGGCAATGACGGTGGCGTAAATATATCTTACGATGATGGAAAGACGTGGATGAAGTGTAACAATCCGCCAGTTGGTCAGTTTTACTCTGTGAATTACGACAATGAAAAACCATACAACGTATATGGAGGACTGCAGGATAACGGTGTATGGTTTGGAAGCAGCAACACCACCAATTCAAATGAGTGGCATCAGACAGGCATTTATCCATTTAAAGAAATTATGGATGGCGACGGAATGCAGGTAGCTGTTGATACACGCGGAGGAAGTAATGTTTATACAGGGTTTCAATTCGGAAATTATTTTCGCGTGAGCACACTAACAGGAACATCCAAATATATCACCCCATCACATGAACTTGGCGAACGTCCGTACCGGTGGAACTGGCAATCGCCGATCTGCCTTTCTACACACAATGCCGACATCGTTTATTTTGGCGCGAACAAATTATTCCGTTCACTCAACAATGGGAGCGATTTTAAACCGATTTCACCGGATCTCACCAAGGGTGGAAAAAAGGGAGATGTTCCCTATGGAACTTTAACAAGTATTCAGGAGTCGTCATTAAAATTTGGTTTGATTTATACCGGAAGCGATGACGGATTAATGTATGTAACAAAGGATGGCGGCAATAGCTGGACAAAAATTTCAGAAAAGTTACCGCAGGATTTATGGGTGAGCAGGATACAGGCATCAGCATTTAAAGAGTCTCGGGTTTATGCTGCGTTGAGTGGATATCGTTGGGATGACTTTGCTGCCTACCTGTATTCTTCTGAGGATTTTGGAACAACATGGTCGCGTATCGGAACCACGCTCCCGATGGAACCTATCAATGTGGTGAAAGAAGATCCTGTAAATGAAAACATATTGTATGTAGGAACAGATAATGGTTGCTATGTATCACTTGATCGCGGCAAAACCTTTATGAGCATGAACGGTAAATTACCGGCAGTGGCTGTACATGATTTGGTGATTCATCCCCGTGATCACGATTTAATTCTTGGAACACATGGCAGATCCATCTACATTGCTTCCGTGAAGGAATTGCAACAGCTACGCGATTCGATATTGCAAAAGCCATTGTTTGTTTTCTCCATTGAACCTGTTGCCTATAATAAAAATTGGGGACAAAAAGATTTTAATTGGGACACCATTGCAAAACCACAATTAAAAATTCCAGTATATCTGAATCAGCCGGCTAAAGTAACTATCACCATTTTTGCAGACAGTAGTCTGGTGTTGAATAAATTGAGTTATGATGGTGTGAAAGGATTGAATTATTTCGATTATGATTTTTCAACGGATTCAACACAGAATGTTTCATACGAACAATTTTTGAACAAAGACCTGAAAGAAGATGACGATAAAATAAAGTTGAAAAAAGCAGACAATGGAAACTATTATTTACAAGCAGGAAAATATAAATACACGGTGGAAGCAAACGGGATCAAATCTGAGGGCATATTGGTAATTGAAAAACCGGACTAG
- a CDS encoding DUF3494 domain-containing protein, which produces MKPEKLFPIAAMLFVFVMGSCNKEADPDVSSGISPLEKIAPELLGPAKVDLGAAGKFVILSKTGITDVFPSAVTGDVGTSPITGAALHLACTEVTGTIYTVDAAGPLPCRVINAIKLTNAIGDMQTAYTDAAGRSNPDFLNLGAGNIGGKTLKPGLYKWTSGVTIPSDVTIKGNPNDVWIFQVDGTLNMSSAVQITLASGAQAKHIFWQVAGSVTLGTTSHFEGNILGQTGIHLKTGASINGRMLAQTAVTLQMNTVVKPQ; this is translated from the coding sequence ATGAAACCTGAAAAACTATTCCCCATCGCAGCGATGCTATTTGTTTTTGTAATGGGAAGCTGCAATAAAGAAGCGGATCCGGATGTTTCTTCCGGAATTTCTCCACTTGAAAAGATTGCGCCTGAACTACTTGGGCCAGCAAAAGTTGACCTTGGCGCTGCAGGCAAATTTGTGATACTGTCAAAAACAGGAATTACTGATGTCTTTCCTTCTGCTGTTACCGGAGATGTGGGAACAAGTCCGATTACCGGAGCAGCACTTCATCTGGCCTGTACAGAAGTAACTGGTACCATTTATACCGTAGATGCAGCCGGTCCGCTTCCATGCAGGGTGATCAACGCAATCAAGTTAACCAATGCTATAGGTGATATGCAAACTGCTTATACAGATGCAGCAGGCCGTTCCAATCCTGATTTCCTGAATTTGGGTGCCGGAAATATCGGAGGTAAAACACTAAAGCCCGGACTTTACAAATGGACAAGCGGAGTTACTATCCCAAGCGATGTCACTATCAAAGGCAATCCGAATGATGTCTGGATTTTCCAGGTTGATGGTACGCTCAACATGAGTTCTGCCGTCCAAATTACTTTGGCAAGCGGAGCACAGGCGAAGCATATTTTCTGGCAGGTTGCCGGTAGTGTTACTTTAGGAACTACCAGTCATTTTGAAGGAAATATACTTGGGCAAACGGGTATTCATCTAAAGACTGGCGCATCCATCAACGGAAGAATGCTGGCACAAACAGCAGTAACACTTCAAATGAATACTGTTGTAAAACCACAATAA
- a CDS encoding acyloxyacyl hydrolase — MLSGLLMDKANSFYIYRMLDSKPSLLWIAFILNCPFLLCAQSNANFNSNVVWKGWGIAPTYSHGRVIRHTPNFQPEIEGPSNAFEINLSKQTHGSKDWQQLYHYPLHGIAIAYTDYGNKEVLGYGISILPNLDIPLIRGERLCLHLRIGTGIAFLSEHYDYNNNPENNVIATTINNTTSFSLGGSWRFARNFSFLAGGSLTHFSSGAVKTPNLGINIKAWNVGLRYEPVPYDKSEFIKRNLAPLHRRVLFNVAAGLGFQEQLPAEGPMYHVYQFQLSAGTLLTRWNKLSIGAMGTYKEAANSFIKHEEIYPDQYFLHSCAVSGFIKDEFLFGFAGVSIVAGYNFYKPSPLEYGFYQKLGVPIYLPPFGKEKHEQFSIGVYVTAGEFTADYVSVDAGFEF, encoded by the coding sequence ATGTTATCAGGCTTACTGATGGACAAAGCCAATTCATTTTATATTTACCGGATGCTTGATTCCAAACCATCATTGCTGTGGATTGCATTCATTTTAAATTGTCCTTTCTTACTCTGTGCTCAGTCAAATGCAAACTTTAACAGTAATGTTGTGTGGAAAGGCTGGGGAATTGCACCAACCTATTCTCACGGAAGAGTGATCAGGCATACGCCCAACTTTCAACCGGAGATTGAAGGGCCGTCCAATGCTTTTGAAATAAATTTATCCAAACAAACACATGGCTCCAAAGACTGGCAGCAATTGTATCACTATCCGTTACATGGAATTGCAATCGCCTACACTGATTATGGAAATAAAGAAGTGCTCGGCTACGGAATTTCGATTTTACCCAACCTTGATATTCCTTTGATACGCGGTGAACGACTGTGCCTTCATTTGAGAATCGGAACAGGCATTGCATTTTTATCAGAGCATTATGATTACAACAATAATCCGGAAAATAATGTGATTGCAACCACTATTAATAATACCACTTCATTTTCTTTGGGAGGAAGCTGGCGGTTTGCCCGCAATTTCTCTTTCCTTGCAGGCGGTTCGCTTACCCACTTTTCATCCGGTGCTGTTAAAACTCCTAATCTTGGTATCAACATTAAAGCATGGAACGTGGGGTTACGCTATGAACCGGTGCCGTATGATAAAAGTGAATTCATAAAAAGGAACCTTGCTCCGCTTCATAGAAGAGTGCTGTTCAACGTTGCCGCAGGGCTTGGTTTCCAGGAGCAATTACCTGCTGAAGGACCGATGTATCATGTTTATCAATTTCAGCTTTCAGCAGGCACATTACTTACACGATGGAACAAACTTTCCATCGGGGCAATGGGGACGTATAAGGAGGCTGCAAATAGTTTTATTAAACACGAAGAAATTTATCCTGATCAATATTTCCTCCACTCCTGTGCTGTATCAGGTTTTATAAAAGATGAATTTTTGTTTGGCTTTGCAGGCGTCTCGATAGTGGCCGGTTATAATTTTTACAAACCTTCTCCGCTGGAATATGGGTTTTATCAAAAGTTAGGAGTGCCCATTTACCTGCCTCCATTTGGAAAAGAAAAACATGAGCAGTTTTCTATTGGTGTATATGTGACTGCCGGAGAATTTACCGCCGATTATGTATCGGTGGATGCAGGGTTTGAATTTTAG
- a CDS encoding SDR family oxidoreductase has product MKNYLIAGGSSGIGFELVKKIMVDGNKPIIVARNARELNLSQVEFYAADILKDALPEIEMPLHGLVYCPGSITLKPIRSLRDEDFLNDFSINVLGAVKTIQKYLPNLKKEAIASIVLFSTVAVETGMSFHSSIAAAKGAVEGLMRSLAAELAPAVRVNAIALSLTETPLSARFTDSGSKFQAAKERHPLKQIGSANDIASLAYWLLSDESKFVTGQVIKMDGGISGTR; this is encoded by the coding sequence ATGAAAAATTATCTCATTGCCGGCGGCTCATCAGGAATTGGTTTCGAACTGGTAAAAAAAATAATGGTTGATGGAAATAAACCCATAATCGTTGCACGCAACGCACGTGAACTGAATCTTTCGCAAGTGGAATTTTATGCTGCGGATATTTTGAAAGATGCACTTCCTGAAATCGAAATGCCTCTGCATGGCTTGGTGTATTGTCCGGGTTCCATCACCCTAAAACCAATCAGATCCCTTCGCGATGAAGACTTTTTGAATGACTTCAGCATCAATGTCCTTGGTGCCGTGAAAACGATTCAAAAATATCTGCCCAACTTAAAGAAGGAAGCAATTGCTTCCATTGTTTTATTCAGTACAGTAGCGGTGGAAACAGGAATGAGTTTCCACAGTTCCATTGCAGCAGCTAAAGGCGCGGTTGAAGGATTGATGCGCTCACTGGCTGCCGAACTGGCTCCTGCTGTCAGGGTAAATGCAATAGCACTTTCACTTACTGAAACGCCACTTTCCGCTCGTTTTACTGATTCCGGGAGCAAGTTTCAGGCAGCAAAAGAACGTCATCCATTAAAACAGATAGGATCAGCGAATGACATTGCATCACTTGCCTATTGGCTATTAAGTGATGAATCGAAATTTGTTACCGGCCAGGTAATAAAAATGGACGGTGGAATTTCAGGAACCAGATAG
- a CDS encoding SRPBCC family protein, translating to MSLHTLKHTQIISIPLNEAWDFFSSPLNLNKITPPEMNFNILSTFNPEDKVYAGMLIKYKVSPLLGIPLNWTTEITAVEYQRHFIDEQRSGPFAYWHHEHFFEAVPEGVKMTDIVSWKVPGWFLGDIINRLTVQKRVEGIFAFRKKKMESLFGNSTK from the coding sequence ATGAGTCTACATACATTAAAGCACACACAAATCATTTCCATTCCATTGAACGAAGCATGGGATTTTTTTTCTTCTCCGCTAAACCTGAACAAGATCACACCACCGGAAATGAATTTTAATATTCTATCTACATTCAATCCGGAGGACAAAGTGTACGCTGGCATGCTGATCAAATATAAAGTCAGTCCTTTATTAGGTATTCCATTAAACTGGACCACTGAAATTACAGCCGTAGAATACCAACGTCATTTTATTGATGAGCAACGTAGCGGTCCGTTTGCTTACTGGCACCACGAGCACTTTTTTGAAGCAGTGCCTGAAGGAGTGAAGATGACTGATATTGTGAGCTGGAAAGTGCCGGGTTGGTTTTTAGGTGATATCATCAACCGGCTTACGGTACAAAAAAGAGTGGAAGGAATTTTTGCATTCAGAAAGAAGAAAATGGAATCGCTGTTTGGCAATTCAACAAAATAA
- a CDS encoding diacylglycerol kinase family protein produces MEKELKSSNIFKKLTTAFTGLLIPYRTETSIRIQTAVVVAGTLFGWYLQISRTDWILLVLAAALLLITECINTAIEQLVNFVSPGYHEMAGKVKDIAAGAVFLAGTAALIICILVFVPYFNK; encoded by the coding sequence ATGGAAAAAGAATTAAAGAGCAGTAATATTTTCAAGAAACTCACGACCGCATTTACCGGTTTGCTGATTCCATACCGAACAGAAACCAGCATCAGGATTCAAACTGCAGTTGTAGTTGCTGGCACTTTGTTTGGCTGGTATCTGCAGATCAGCAGGACAGACTGGATTCTTTTAGTGTTGGCAGCAGCTTTATTGCTGATCACTGAATGTATCAACACAGCCATTGAGCAACTGGTTAATTTTGTTTCACCAGGCTACCATGAAATGGCCGGGAAAGTAAAAGATATTGCCGCCGGAGCCGTCTTTTTAGCAGGCACTGCCGCTTTGATCATTTGCATTTTAGTTTTCGTTCCTTACTTCAACAAATAA